The nucleotide sequence AGAAGAACCAGCAGAAGGGCCGTGAACATGAGTAGTAAATCTATTCCCTCCGTCTCGGTGAGATACGCTCAGGATGGACGGTCCACAAAATCGAACGCGCTCGGCATGCGGCCCATGCAGGAACGTGTCTGGCAAATGCGAGGGGAGCAGTATCTGCTGATCAAATCCCCACCCGCTTCGGGCAAGAGCCGGGCTTTGATGTTTGTGGCACTCGACAAGCTGCACAAACAGGGACTGAAGCAGGCGATTATCGTCGTGCCGGAACGCTCCATCGGTTCGAGCTTCAATAACGAGCTGCTCAGCCAGTTCGGATTCTTTGCGGACTGGATCGTGAAGCCGAACTGGAATCTCTGCAACGCTCCCGGTGGCGACAACGGGGGCAAAGTCGATTCGGTGAAAGCGTTTCTGGAGAGTGGCGATCAGGTGCTGGTCTGTACCCATGCGACGTTCCGGTTTGCGGTGGAACGATTCGGCGTGGAAGCGTTCGATGACCGGCTGATCGCCGTTGACGAATTCCACCATGTTTCGGCCAGCCCGGACAACCGGCTGGGGGAACACGTCCGCCAATTCGTTGCCAGAGACAAAGCCCATCTCGTGGCAATGACGGGTTCCTATTTCCGAGGGGACGCCGAGGCGGTGCTGCACCCGGACGATGAGTCTAAGTTCCAGACGGTGACCTACACCTATTATGAACAGCTCAATGGCTATCAATACTTGAAACAACTCGATATCGGTTATTTCTTTTACTCCGGCAGCTACACTGATGAGATTCTGAATGTCTTAAACCCCGGTGAGAAAACGATTCTGCACATCCCAAATGTGAACTCGAAGGAGAGCAGCAAGGACAAAATCCGGGAAGTGGAACACATCATCGAGGAACTGGGGGACTGGCAGGGAACTGATCCCCAGACCGGTTTTCAGTTAGTGAAGACGAAAGATGGGAAGGTTCTCAGGATTGCGGACTTGGTCGATGACGACGCCGCCAAGCGGGACAGGGTTTCTTCGGCCTTAAAAGATTCGGCCCAGAAAAACAACCGGGACCATGTGGATATCATCATTGCCCTGGGGATGGCCAAGGAAGGTTTCGACTGGATCTGGTGCGAACATGCCCTGACAGTAGGATATCGTTCCAGCCTGACAGAGATCGTTCAGATCATCGGTCGGTCGACCCGTGACGCCCCCGGAAAGACAAGGGCACGGTTCACCAACCTGATCGCAGAACCAGACGCGACGGAAGCGACCGTCGTCGAAGCAGTGAATGATACGCTGAAGGCGATCGCCGCCAGTCTGCTGATGGAACAGGTCCTGGCGCCCCGTTTCGAGTTCCGGCCCAAGAATCCGACCAACACCGCGACTCCCGGACTGGACTACGGTGACGGTGGATATGACCCCAACAAATCCAATGTTGGGGTCGATCCCACGACTGGAACGGTTCAACTGGAAATCAAAGGGCTGGCCGAACCCAAAAGCGAAGAAGCAGAACGCATCTGCCGCGAAGATTTGACGGAACTGGTGACAGCATTCGTCCAGGACAAACAGGCCATCGAGCGCGGTCTCTTCGATGAAGAACTGGTGCCGGAGGAACTAACTCAGGTCCGGATGGGGAAGATCATCAAAGAAAAATTCCCCAATCTGGATGATGAGGACCAGGAAGCGGTTCGCCAGCATGCCGTCGCGGCCCTGAACTTCGTACAGCAGGCCAAGAAGGTCCTTGACGACGCAGGCAATAGCGATGCCCGGAACACGTCGCTGATTGACGGGGTGCGGAAATTCGCATTGTCGGTCAAGGAGCTGGATATCGATTTGATCGATCGTATCAATCCGTTCGGGGAAGCCTACGCAATTCTGGCCAAGTCGATGAGCGAGGAACGGCTCCGCCAGGTGGCCGAGATTGTCACCGCCAAGAAAGTCAAGATGTCACTGGAGGAAGCCCGCGATCTGGCGAAACGGGCGTTGAGATTCAAAGCGGAGAAGTCCCGGCTTCCTTCATTGACCGCTGCTGATCCATGGGAAAAGCGAATGGCAGAGGGAATTGCATTTCTCCAGCGGGAAGCGAGGGCGACTAAAAATGGCTAAGAAAAAACAACAGGTTACCGATGACGATTTCGATCTGCTGGATGAACTGGGAGTCGAATCCGAACCGGTCCAAACGGGCGGTCGCACGGCTAGAGAGCAACGCATCATCGCCGGTTTTGAGGAAATCGAACGGTTCATCGAAGAACACGGTAGACATCCTCAACATGGCGACGACCGAGACATTTTCGAGCGACTATACGCCGTTCGTCTCGACCGGATCAGAGAATCGGCAGAATGTCGCGAAGTTTTGAAAGACTTGGACGCACGGGGGTTGCTGGGGGACGGAGGCAACTCGTCCAGTGTTGGCGATCACCTGCAGGATGACGAAGACCTTTTGGCAGCATTGGGCGTCGATAAGTCTTCCGGCAGTGACATCACGAGCCTGGTTCATGTCCGACCGAGATCGGAGATCAGCGCGGCCGAAGAGGTTGCGCAACGCACACCGTGCTCTGATTTTCACCTCTTTAAACCTCTTTTCGAGACGGTTCAGCAGGATTTGGATGCAGGCGAACGCAAGGCCGTGAAATTCGGAGAGAAGGCCGCCATTAAAGAAGGGCATCTCTTTATTCTTGACGGGCAAAAGGCGTTCGTCGCGAAGGTTGGCGAAGTGTTTACTAATGACTACGGACATGAAAACTGCAGACTCCGTGTCATTTACGATAACGGAACGGAGAGCGATTTGCTCCTTCGTTCGTTACAAAGCGCATTATATAAGGATAAGCACAGTCGCCGAATCCTTGACCGTGATCAAGTTGGACCATTGTTTCTCGACAACGAGGAAGAGGGGGATCAGGCGACAGGATACGTTTACGTTCTGCGTAGCCTGTCCAATCACCCGTTCGTCGCGGAACATCGTAAGGCGATTCACAAAATCGGTGTTACGGGCGGCAACGTAACGAAGCGGATAGCCAACGCAAAGAAAGACCCGACGTACTTGCTGGCGGAAGTGGAGGTCGTGGCCGAATACAAGCTGGCCAATATCAACCGCAAAGCCCTCGAAGTTTTAATTCACAAGTTCTTTGCTAACGCCCGCCTGGACCTTGAGTTGAAGGATCGCTTCGGTTCTCAGGTTGAACCCAGAGAATGGTTCCTCGTCCCTCTACCTGCGATCGATGAAGCTATGCAGAAAATCAAAGAGGGTACGATCGGAGAATTCCAGTATGACCGTGAGAGCGCACGGCTCGTTTGACGACACGACTTCCTTTTCAAAGAGCACGCTGGAATTTTTGGTAGAAGAATCTGAAGAAGCAATGATCTTTGGGCCTGATGAGGACGCCGAAGAGGGGAGAAGTCCCATTTCAGAAGCATCGTGATGTTCCCGTGCCGTCATGGACGTGTGAGCGGCACGTTGAACAGATCATTGGAGTTATGCCTCTTTCCTTCTACCAAGCAGGTGAGGGTCGGCAAATGAAAATCGATGACGCCTGAGTCAATCTCGCGTCTGTTGCCCCACGTTCTTCGCTGTGGCAAAGCCCTTCGGCGCTTTCTGGAAAAATGGCAAAAATTGCCAACGATGCTATCCTGAGCGGAAGTACGCAGAGCAAGGAAAACGCCATGCCGACCCGAAACATCAATTTGACCGGGCATTTCGACCGATTCGTGGAAGAGCAGGTGGGCGCCGGACGGTACAAGAACGCCAGCGAAGTGCTCAGGGCCGGTCTGCGACTCCTGGAGCAGCAGAGGCAGATCGAAGGCCAGAAACTGGAGGCCCTGAGAAAACTTGCCGCCTAGGGATTTCGTGAACTCGATCAGGGCCAGGGGTCGACCTTAACCAGCGAAAGTAGTGTCCGAAGCGCGATTGCAATAATCAGTCGCCGGTCAGCGGAGGCGAGTAATTACCCGCAGGCCGGCGGGTAGATGAGTTAGAGATGTCGGCGACGACTTTCGTCACTCGATCTCTTCCTGCTCGAAATAGTTGGCCAATCCCTGTTCCAGTGTCGCCATTGCTTCGGCCAGCGTCTCTGCCTTGTCATCTTCGAAGACGACGCCGCCATCGTCGATGGCTCGAACTGTGAACCCATAGCTTTCCTGATCGCCGATCTCAATATGGCCGCAACCCTGGACCCAATTGGCGATCGCGGGAAACAGGTTCTCGACTATTGCCTGCTGCTTGCTCGGTCTGACCATCTCTGACCGGCGAGCCTCCCGTATCCGCTCCAGCTCTCGTTGGAAAGCGGTTTTCGCTTTGGGAAGCTCTTTCCTTACCGACACTTGGATGCCGAGTTCCTCCAGCGGCGGAATGAGTTCCTGCCATTGCCGATGCCCACGGACATGCAAGCGGCGAGGACAGCGTCCCTTGCCGACGAGCGGTCGCAGCATCGCGACGGTCAGCAAGGCCGAAAGATCACCCACTTTGGGCCTGCCCTCAACCTGCGATTGCACCAGCAGTGAACCATCATCCTTGTTGACGACAAGGCCGAGATATTGGGTTTCCGATTGGCTGAGTGATTCGGGCAAAGCTCGGACGTCGATTTCCCAAGTTTGATCCACTTGCCCCAGCGATTGGATCCCTTGGTCGAGAATGGTCCCCGCATCCAGTTTCTTCCTGGCCTTCGCCACGATCACTTCCTCCTGCGGCGTTGTTCCATCTTTCTTGCCACAAACTGCGAATCTTCACCGTTATGAAAGAAGATCTTCCCGTGAAGCTTGTCATCTTTCATCACGGCCCATCCACGCCCTTGGGCCGGATCCATTTCGTCATTGCCGTCCCAAGTCCACTCGACCGCCGGTCCACCGTCCCGCACCGTCAACCTGCAATCCATTTGCCCATGAACGTAGCCGAAGTGGAACTCGCCTTCACTCTTGCCCCTGAACTCGATGTAGCCTTCTTCCTCTTCGTCGATGAACTCCTGATCCCAGGCACTCATCGAGACGATCCGCCAGCGCCCAGTGAATGGCGATTTCGTTGCCATGAGATGCCCTCAAATTTCTGCTGACGGGATCAGTCACCTGCGCGACTCTACGCACTTCGCTTCAGGATGGAGTTTCATCAGTTCACGAAGGTAAATCACTGCGGACACTCCATACCGAGGGTCAGCGCGAGCAACTAGTTTGAGTCCGTTGAGGTGAATTTGCAAAGGTGAGCGCAGTTCGCCCGGTAGTGTTGCTGAACGGAGGGGCGAATCTGTGGAGGCTTGATTTTAAGTCTTTGCCCTAGGCTGATCTCTGGTGGCCTTTCAGGCCAAGGAGGATGGTCCATTGTCCTCACGAGAGGCTTATTCCAAACGTCTGGATGTTTGGGCTCGTCGGTTTGCTGTCGGTGGTTGAGACTACACGCATTCCAAATCTTGCGTGGAATGGTGACGAGACCAGAGCAAGGGGATTCTCAATTGAAGAGCTTTTTCGGTCCGCGAGTAGGGGGCGAAGCCCAGCGAGGCTTGGTTTGTCTGGCGGACGCTGCCAAGTGTGGGGCACTCAGGGAGACGATTCGGGGTGCTGCCGGGGGGACTGGCCAGGCTGGCCAGCCCTTGGCCAGTCGGTGGCCAGTCCCATGTGTCATCGAGATTACGAGTTACGTATTTTTGAGGGACTGGCCCGGCTGGCCACGTGATTTTCGCTGAGGGCCTTTCCGTTCGGGCCGCTTCACGCCTTGATGCCTCGTCACGCGCGAAGCGGCAGAGACGTTGATGTGCGGTGCCTTGCGGCACACAGCGACATTCTGAGAGCCGCTGACGGACTCAAGGAATTCACCGTTATTTGACAATTGGAAACAAGAATACGTCGTGCTGCCTGCGGGTCTTCACGTGGAACCGGCGTCCCGCCGGTTTCTGGGATTTGGCAGGTTTCGCTGGCAGGCGGGTGTGGCAGAATGAGGGGGCTGCGTGAATGCAGAACCTGAATCCAGTACGACTTGATCTATGACTTGATCAAGGGTCGTTTGAAATTTGAACCGGCAGGATGCCGGTTCCACATTGGCAGTACCGGTGCGTTCGCTGGGAATGCACCGGCACGCTCCGTTTGAGATTTCTTTCTGGCCGGACCTCGAGGTGGATCAGGCTTCCAGCTTGCCACGGAAGTAGGCGGCACCGGCGAGCAGGGCTTCGTCGATCTTCGCGGGATCTTTTCCGCCGGCCTCCGCCATCTCGGGTCGACCGCCACCGCCGCCGCCACAAATCTTCGCGGCGGTTTTGACGCAGTCGGACGCGGACGCTCCCTTCGAAACCAGCACGTCTTTGCTGACCGACGCGATGAAAGCGACCTTGTCCTCGACCACCAGGCCCAGCAGGATCGCCACGGAAGGAGCCTTCTCCCGGATTCGGTCGATGAAATCCTTCAGCGATTCACGTGGACAGCCCGCAGCATTGTGGACGATCAACTTTACTCCGTTAATCGTTTCAGCCTTGGCCACCAGTTGCTCGGCGGCGTCCGCCAGCGACGCGACCGTGTGCTTGGAAAGCTCTTTCCGTGCCTCGCGCAGTTCGGCCTGCAGCGACTCAATCTTGCGTGACAGCTCTTCCGGCTGTGACTTCAGCAGGGCAGAGGCCTCTTTGACCAGTTCTTCCGTCGCACGAATCCGTGCCAGTGCTTTCGGGCCGGTGTAACAGGTGATGCGGCGAACTCCAGCCGCGACCAGTTCATCGCGGACGACGCGGCACAGCCCCACTTGTCCGGTGTTCTTCAGGTGAGTTCCCCCGCACAGTTCGCGACTGAATTCCCCCATGCTGACGACGCGGACGTTATCGGGATACTTTTCCCCGAACAGCGCCATCGCCCCCAGAGCCCGTGCATCCGCAATCGGCATCAAGCGGGTCGAGACAGGGGCCCCCTCGGCGATGCGACCGTTGATCTCATCTTCGATGTGGATCAGTTCCTCATGCGTCAGGCCCTTGGAATGCGCGAAGTCAAACCGCAGTTCGTCCTGCTGCACCTTGGAGCCTCGCTGGGTTGCGTTGTCCCCCAGATATTTCCGCAAGGCATGATGCAGGATATGCGTGGCCGAGTGAGCTCGCAGAATCCCGGCGCGTCGACTGGCATCGACTTCGGCGTGAACCTTCGCTCCAACAGCCATCTTCCCCGATTTCAACGCCCCGATATGGACCAGAAGTTCGCCATCACGCTGGGTGTCCTGGACTTCGAATGTTACTCCATCACCGAAGATCTTGCCGGTGTCCCCGACCTGTCCCCCCGCTTCACCGTAGAAGGGAGACTGATTCAGAACCACGGCAATCTGCACGCCGGTTTTGTCGAACGCGGTCGCGAGTTGCCCATCGGCAATGATCCCCAGCACTTCGGCGTCCGCCGTGGTGGTATCGTAACCCAAGAACTGCGTGCCACCCGATTTTCGCAGTGCGTCCAGCGGGCCTGCGGACATGACCGAGTTGGCGAAGGCGCCCCGGCCGCTGGTCTGCTTGTGCTGTTCCTTGCATTCCGCGAAACGGGTCATGTCGACCGACAGGCCCTCGTTGGCGGCCAGAGATTCGGTCAGCTCGATCAGGAAGCCGTCGGTCTGATGCAGATCGAATGCGGCGTCACCCGAGATGACGAGTGAGCCTTCCTTCTTCGCATGCGCGACCAGTTTCTGGAATCGGCCAATCCCCGTTTCGACGACGCGCAGGAACTGCTTTTCTTCTTCGCGAATCGCATTCTGCACCGCTTCGACCGTCTGGCCGAATTCGGGGTAGGGGACCTTCATCATGTCCGCGACGACGGGGACCAGTTGCGACATGAACGGTTCCTGTTTTCCCAGCAGAAAGCCTTCCATTGAAGCACGGCGGAGCAGCAACCGGACGATGTAGTTTTCTTTTTCGGGACCGGGGCCGCAGCCTTCGTGCAGTGCGAACGAGCAGGCTCGCACATGGTCGGCGATTCGGCGGAGTGCCCGTCCTTCCGGAGCGCCGTACTCGTACTTCACCCCCACGATTTCACCGGCCGCCTGACAGATCGGCTTCAGGATGTCGATTTCAAAGTTGCTGAGCACCCCCTGCAGCGTCGATGCACAACGCTCCAGTCCCATCCCGGTATCGATGTTCTTCTTGGGGAGCGGTTGCAGGTTGTTGGGTGGCGCACCGACCCGGTTGAACTGTGTGAAGACGAGATTCCAGATTTCGACAGGCTTCGTGGAGCCGGGTGGCAGGTAATAGATTTCGCTGCACGGTCCACAAACTCCATCGGGGCCCTGAGAAGGAGATGACGCGGGCCAGAAGTTTTCCCCTTCGTCTTCGCGCGAAATCCGGTTCGCGGGGAGTTTAATCTCCTTGTTCCAGATATCGAATGCTTCCTGATCGTCGAGGTAGACGGTAACCGTCAGGCGGGTGGGATCCAGCCCGAGCCACGATTTCGTGG is from Schlesneria sp. DSM 10557 and encodes:
- the alaS gene encoding alanine--tRNA ligase, which gives rise to MKTDELREKYLSFFESKGCVRRPTDVLVPKDDPTVLFTPAGMNQFKNQFLGIGPIDFTRATTSQKCLRTGDIGNVGVTAYHHTFFEMLGNFSFGDYFKREAIHWAWEFLTTKSWLGLDPTRLTVTVYLDDQEAFDIWNKEIKLPANRISREDEGENFWPASSPSQGPDGVCGPCSEIYYLPPGSTKPVEIWNLVFTQFNRVGAPPNNLQPLPKKNIDTGMGLERCASTLQGVLSNFEIDILKPICQAAGEIVGVKYEYGAPEGRALRRIADHVRACSFALHEGCGPGPEKENYIVRLLLRRASMEGFLLGKQEPFMSQLVPVVADMMKVPYPEFGQTVEAVQNAIREEEKQFLRVVETGIGRFQKLVAHAKKEGSLVISGDAAFDLHQTDGFLIELTESLAANEGLSVDMTRFAECKEQHKQTSGRGAFANSVMSAGPLDALRKSGGTQFLGYDTTTADAEVLGIIADGQLATAFDKTGVQIAVVLNQSPFYGEAGGQVGDTGKIFGDGVTFEVQDTQRDGELLVHIGALKSGKMAVGAKVHAEVDASRRAGILRAHSATHILHHALRKYLGDNATQRGSKVQQDELRFDFAHSKGLTHEELIHIEDEINGRIAEGAPVSTRLMPIADARALGAMALFGEKYPDNVRVVSMGEFSRELCGGTHLKNTGQVGLCRVVRDELVAAGVRRITCYTGPKALARIRATEELVKEASALLKSQPEELSRKIESLQAELREARKELSKHTVASLADAAEQLVAKAETINGVKLIVHNAAGCPRESLKDFIDRIREKAPSVAILLGLVVEDKVAFIASVSKDVLVSKGASASDCVKTAAKICGGGGGGRPEMAEAGGKDPAKIDEALLAGAAYFRGKLEA
- a CDS encoding GIY-YIG nuclease family protein, which codes for MAKKKQQVTDDDFDLLDELGVESEPVQTGGRTAREQRIIAGFEEIERFIEEHGRHPQHGDDRDIFERLYAVRLDRIRESAECREVLKDLDARGLLGDGGNSSSVGDHLQDDEDLLAALGVDKSSGSDITSLVHVRPRSEISAAEEVAQRTPCSDFHLFKPLFETVQQDLDAGERKAVKFGEKAAIKEGHLFILDGQKAFVAKVGEVFTNDYGHENCRLRVIYDNGTESDLLLRSLQSALYKDKHSRRILDRDQVGPLFLDNEEEGDQATGYVYVLRSLSNHPFVAEHRKAIHKIGVTGGNVTKRIANAKKDPTYLLAEVEVVAEYKLANINRKALEVLIHKFFANARLDLELKDRFGSQVEPREWFLVPLPAIDEAMQKIKEGTIGEFQYDRESARLV
- a CDS encoding DEAD/DEAH box helicase, which gives rise to MSSKSIPSVSVRYAQDGRSTKSNALGMRPMQERVWQMRGEQYLLIKSPPASGKSRALMFVALDKLHKQGLKQAIIVVPERSIGSSFNNELLSQFGFFADWIVKPNWNLCNAPGGDNGGKVDSVKAFLESGDQVLVCTHATFRFAVERFGVEAFDDRLIAVDEFHHVSASPDNRLGEHVRQFVARDKAHLVAMTGSYFRGDAEAVLHPDDESKFQTVTYTYYEQLNGYQYLKQLDIGYFFYSGSYTDEILNVLNPGEKTILHIPNVNSKESSKDKIREVEHIIEELGDWQGTDPQTGFQLVKTKDGKVLRIADLVDDDAAKRDRVSSALKDSAQKNNRDHVDIIIALGMAKEGFDWIWCEHALTVGYRSSLTEIVQIIGRSTRDAPGKTRARFTNLIAEPDATEATVVEAVNDTLKAIAASLLMEQVLAPRFEFRPKNPTNTATPGLDYGDGGYDPNKSNVGVDPTTGTVQLEIKGLAEPKSEEAERICREDLTELVTAFVQDKQAIERGLFDEELVPEELTQVRMGKIIKEKFPNLDDEDQEAVRQHAVAALNFVQQAKKVLDDAGNSDARNTSLIDGVRKFALSVKELDIDLIDRINPFGEAYAILAKSMSEERLRQVAEIVTAKKVKMSLEEARDLAKRALRFKAEKSRLPSLTAADPWEKRMAEGIAFLQREARATKNG
- a CDS encoding type II toxin-antitoxin system ParD family antitoxin yields the protein MPTRNINLTGHFDRFVEEQVGAGRYKNASEVLRAGLRLLEQQRQIEGQKLEALRKLAA